A window of the Microvirga terrae genome harbors these coding sequences:
- the coxB gene encoding cytochrome c oxidase subunit II, which yields MRIETGRRSVTALSTAAVALVLGISEAWAAAGRPSPWETGMQEMVTELGQSVSNFHTYLVWLITVICLFVLALLLVIVARFNENKNPVPSRTTHNTLLEVAWTIVPVLILVAIAIPSFRLLRQQLVPPQADIVVKATGYSWYWGYEYPADQGGGFKFDSNMITEAKDLKPDQPRLLGADNAMVVPVGKVVRVQVTSADVIHAFAMPSFYIKVDAVPGRLNETWFKAEKEGVYFGQCSELCGNGHPYMPIEIRVVSEQQYAAWLTEAKQKYASTEGSAPLKFATAQ from the coding sequence ATGCGGATCGAGACTGGACGTCGATCGGTGACCGCCCTCTCCACGGCAGCGGTCGCACTTGTGTTGGGCATAAGTGAGGCGTGGGCCGCCGCCGGCCGGCCTTCCCCATGGGAAACCGGCATGCAGGAGATGGTGACCGAGTTGGGACAGAGCGTGTCCAACTTCCACACCTACCTGGTTTGGCTGATCACCGTGATCTGCCTCTTCGTGCTGGCGCTGCTCCTCGTGATCGTCGCCCGATTCAACGAGAACAAGAACCCGGTTCCCTCGCGGACCACCCACAACACCCTCCTCGAGGTGGCCTGGACCATCGTGCCGGTCCTGATCCTCGTAGCGATCGCCATTCCGTCCTTCCGCCTCCTGCGCCAGCAGCTCGTGCCGCCGCAGGCCGACATCGTCGTGAAGGCGACCGGCTATTCCTGGTATTGGGGGTACGAGTACCCGGCCGACCAGGGCGGCGGCTTCAAGTTCGATTCGAACATGATCACGGAAGCCAAGGACCTGAAGCCCGACCAGCCGCGTCTGCTGGGCGCCGACAACGCCATGGTCGTGCCGGTCGGCAAGGTCGTGCGGGTCCAGGTGACTTCGGCGGACGTGATCCACGCCTTCGCCATGCCGTCCTTCTACATCAAGGTCGATGCGGTCCCCGGACGCCTGAACGAGACTTGGTTCAAGGCCGAGAAGGAAGGCGTCTATTTCGGCCAGTGCTCGGAGCTCTGCGGCAACGGCCACCCCTACATGCCGATCGAAATCCGCGTCGTGAGCGAGCAGCAATATGCCGCCTGGCTGACCGAGGCGAAGCAGAAGTATGCTTCGACCGAGGGCTCCGCTCCGCTCAAGTTCGCGACCGCCCAGTAA